A portion of the Plodia interpunctella isolate USDA-ARS_2022_Savannah chromosome 4, ilPloInte3.2, whole genome shotgun sequence genome contains these proteins:
- the LOC128669169 gene encoding uncharacterized protein LOC128669169, producing the protein MKAYLVFGFFILLSDVIVGKCDVLKTWEFGYKDKVLVNTEGTIPWTVKEKHVPLNVSDCYELSYVKVSVKNYLSTPEVTYNNRKQMVTIKYRPLDISESKYTVQAMGHARPDCNPDQPPLQVLTNLNPNPGP; encoded by the exons ATGAAAGCATATTTAGTATTCGGGTTTTTTATACTCCTTTCAGATGTAATCGTCGGGAAATGTGATGTTTTGAAAACCTGGGAATTTGGATACAAAGATAAGGTGCTCGTCAATACAGAGGGCACAATACCCTGGACGGTGAAAGAAAAACACGTTCCACTCAAT GTCTCGGATTGTTACGAATTATCATACGTGAAAGTGTCCGTAAAGAACTACCTCTCGACGCCCGAGGTGACGTATAACAACCGCAAGCAGATGGTCACCATCAAGTACCGGCCGCTTGACATCAGCGAGTCAAAATATACCGTGCAAGCGATGGGCCACGCCAGACCTGACTGCAACCCCGATCAACCACCTTTACAAGTTTTGACCAATCTCAATCCAAATCCTGGAccttaa